Proteins found in one Takifugu rubripes chromosome 17, fTakRub1.2, whole genome shotgun sequence genomic segment:
- the clgn gene encoding calmegin isoform X2, translated as MKVDRGWIWRVLLLTSLVATAIRAQDEESDVQISDADELSLNEEELKVLVAEEEEEEEVDVSGKDGGDENVSFQVIYKTPVPTGDVYFVETFDDGSLERWQLSKTVKGDADEEISKYDGKWAVEQLKENRVPGDQGLVLKSRAKHHAIAAMLARPFVFKDEPLVVQYEVNFQDGIDCGGAYIKLLSDTGSLTLEQFQDRTPYTIMFGPDKCGEDYKLHFIFRHQNPLNKDWEEKHAKRPDVDLKKFYTDRKTHLYTLVLNPDNSYEMFIDQSSVGHGSLLHDVVPPVNPLKEIDDPTDSKPQDWDERAKIPDPEAVKPDDWDEDAPAKIEDPDAVKPEGWLDEESDFIPDPNAEKPEDWDEEMDGEWEAPQIPNPACETAPGCGKWKRPMINNLEYKGKWKAPLVDNPNYQGAWKPRKISNPDYFEDLQPFMMTPIKALGLELWSMTSDIYFDNFIITSQKEVADRWASDSWGLKKLVASANEPGIFAQLMTAAEERPWLWIIYLLTVGLPVGLLVLFCWPKKADDGYAYKKTDLPQANVEEEEEEEEEEEGAANKEDKEAEATEATAAAEAAEEDEDIEDDAEDLMDEEEEEEEGEEEKEEEESTAQQPLDHEGEEEEEEEEATQESPKQTTRKRRARKD; from the exons ATGAAGGTGGATAGAGGCTGGATATGGCGCGtccttctcctcacctccctggTTGCCACAGCAATTAGGGCTCAGGACGAGGAGTCGGACGTCCAAATTTCAGACGCTGATGAGCTGAGCTTGAATGAAGAGGAGTTAAAGGTTCTggtggcagaggaggaagaggaggaggaggtggacgtGAGTGGGAAGGATGGTGGAGATGAGAATGTCTCCTTCCAG GTAATATATAAGACTCCTGTCCCCACTGGAGATGTCTACTTTGTGGAGACATTTGATGACGGATCCCTGGAAAG ATGGCAGCTGTCAAAAACTGTCAAGGGCGACGCCGATGAAGAAATCTCCAAATACGATG GGAAGTGGGccgtggagcagctgaaggagaacagggttcctggagaccagggtcTGGTGCTGAAATCCCGTGCGAAACACCACGCTATCGCCGCTATGCTAGCCAGACCTTTTGTCTTCAAAGACGAGCCTCTGGTTGTTCA GTATGAGGTGAATTTCCAAGATGGTATCGACTGTGGCGGAGCGTACATCAAACTGCTTTCAGACACCGGCAGTCTCACTCTG GAGCAGTTTCAGGACCGTACGCCGTACACTATCATGTTCGGACCGGACAAGTGTGGCGAGGACTACAAGCTGCACTTCATCTTCCGCCACCAGAACCCTCTGAACAAAGACTGGGAAGAGAAACACGCCAAGAGGCCTGATGTGGATCTCAAGAAGTTCTACACAGACCGGAAGACACACCTCTACACTCTGG TCCTGAACCCAGACAACAGCTATGAGATGTTCATCGACCAGTCCAGCGTCGGCCACGGCAGCCTCCTGCACGACGTGGTGCCTCCGGTAAACCCCCTCAAAGAGATCGACGATCCCACCGACTCCAAGCCTCAGGACTGGGACGAGAGGGCCAAGATTCCCGACCCGGAGGCTGTGAAGCCTGACGACTG GGATGAAGATGCTCCGGCAAAAATCGAAGACCCCGACGCCGTCAAGCCCGAAGGCTGGCTGGACGAGGAATCGGACTTCATCCCTGACCCAAATGCTGAGAAGCCGGAGGACTG GGACGAGGAGATGGACGGAGAGTGGGAAGCCCCTCAGATTCCCAACCCGGCCTGCGAGACTGCGCCCGGTTGTGGCAAATGGAAGCGCCCCATGATCAACAATCTGGAGTACAAGGGCAAGTGGAAAGCCCCTCTGGTAGACAACCCCAACTATCAG GGAGCCTGGAAGCCGCGCAAGATCAGCAACCCGGACTATTTCGAAGACCTGCAGCCATTTATGATGACTCCCATCAAAGCcctgggcctggagctgtgGTCCATGACCTCAGACATTTACTTTGACAACTTCATCATCACCTCTCAGAAGGAGGTGGCCGACCGCTGGGCCTCGGACAGCTGGGGGCTGAAGAAGCTGGTGGCCAGCGCCAACGAG CCGGGGATTTTTGCTCAGCTGATGACGGCAGCAGAGGAGCGCCCCTGGCTCTGGATCATCTACCTGCTGACGGTGGGGCTGCCCGTCGGCCTGCTGGTGCTCTTCTGCTGGCCAAAG AAAGCAGATGATGGCTACGCATATAAGAAAACGGACCTTCCACAGGCTaatgtggaagaggaggaagaggaggaggaggaagaggagggtgcaGCCAATAAAGAAGACAAAGAGGCCGAGGCTACCGAGGCTACAGCGGCTGCTG aagccgctgaggaggatgaagatatCGAAGATGATGCAGAGGATCtgatggatgaggaggaggaggaggaggagggagaagaggagaaggaggaggaggaaagcacagcacagcagccaTTAGACCACGAG ggggaggaggaggaggaggaggaggaggccacgCAGGAGAGCCCCAAACAAAccacgaggaagaggagagcacGGAAAGACTGA
- the clgn gene encoding calmegin isoform X1: MKVDRGWIWRVLLLTSLVATAIRAQDEESDVQISDADELSLNEEELKVLVAEEEEEEEVDVSGKDGGDENVSFQVIYKTPVPTGDVYFVETFDDGSLERWQLSKTVKGDADEEISKYDGKWAVEQLKENRVPGDQGLVLKSRAKHHAIAAMLARPFVFKDEPLVVQYEVNFQDGIDCGGAYIKLLSDTGSLTLEQFQDRTPYTIMFGPDKCGEDYKLHFIFRHQNPLNKDWEEKHAKRPDVDLKKFYTDRKTHLYTLGASHSPPPLLPHLLPSSVHVFTTHAFSRSVLNPDNSYEMFIDQSSVGHGSLLHDVVPPVNPLKEIDDPTDSKPQDWDERAKIPDPEAVKPDDWDEDAPAKIEDPDAVKPEGWLDEESDFIPDPNAEKPEDWDEEMDGEWEAPQIPNPACETAPGCGKWKRPMINNLEYKGKWKAPLVDNPNYQGAWKPRKISNPDYFEDLQPFMMTPIKALGLELWSMTSDIYFDNFIITSQKEVADRWASDSWGLKKLVASANEPGIFAQLMTAAEERPWLWIIYLLTVGLPVGLLVLFCWPKKADDGYAYKKTDLPQANVEEEEEEEEEEEGAANKEDKEAEATEATAAAEAAEEDEDIEDDAEDLMDEEEEEEEGEEEKEEEESTAQQPLDHEGEEEEEEEEATQESPKQTTRKRRARKD; this comes from the exons ATGAAGGTGGATAGAGGCTGGATATGGCGCGtccttctcctcacctccctggTTGCCACAGCAATTAGGGCTCAGGACGAGGAGTCGGACGTCCAAATTTCAGACGCTGATGAGCTGAGCTTGAATGAAGAGGAGTTAAAGGTTCTggtggcagaggaggaagaggaggaggaggtggacgtGAGTGGGAAGGATGGTGGAGATGAGAATGTCTCCTTCCAG GTAATATATAAGACTCCTGTCCCCACTGGAGATGTCTACTTTGTGGAGACATTTGATGACGGATCCCTGGAAAG ATGGCAGCTGTCAAAAACTGTCAAGGGCGACGCCGATGAAGAAATCTCCAAATACGATG GGAAGTGGGccgtggagcagctgaaggagaacagggttcctggagaccagggtcTGGTGCTGAAATCCCGTGCGAAACACCACGCTATCGCCGCTATGCTAGCCAGACCTTTTGTCTTCAAAGACGAGCCTCTGGTTGTTCA GTATGAGGTGAATTTCCAAGATGGTATCGACTGTGGCGGAGCGTACATCAAACTGCTTTCAGACACCGGCAGTCTCACTCTG GAGCAGTTTCAGGACCGTACGCCGTACACTATCATGTTCGGACCGGACAAGTGTGGCGAGGACTACAAGCTGCACTTCATCTTCCGCCACCAGAACCCTCTGAACAAAGACTGGGAAGAGAAACACGCCAAGAGGCCTGATGTGGATCTCAAGAAGTTCTACACAGACCGGAAGACACACCTCTACACTCTGGGTgcgtcacactcccccccccccctcctcccccatttGCTGCCGTCGTCTGTGCACGTTTTTACAACGCACGCGTTCTCTCGGTCAGTCCTGAACCCAGACAACAGCTATGAGATGTTCATCGACCAGTCCAGCGTCGGCCACGGCAGCCTCCTGCACGACGTGGTGCCTCCGGTAAACCCCCTCAAAGAGATCGACGATCCCACCGACTCCAAGCCTCAGGACTGGGACGAGAGGGCCAAGATTCCCGACCCGGAGGCTGTGAAGCCTGACGACTG GGATGAAGATGCTCCGGCAAAAATCGAAGACCCCGACGCCGTCAAGCCCGAAGGCTGGCTGGACGAGGAATCGGACTTCATCCCTGACCCAAATGCTGAGAAGCCGGAGGACTG GGACGAGGAGATGGACGGAGAGTGGGAAGCCCCTCAGATTCCCAACCCGGCCTGCGAGACTGCGCCCGGTTGTGGCAAATGGAAGCGCCCCATGATCAACAATCTGGAGTACAAGGGCAAGTGGAAAGCCCCTCTGGTAGACAACCCCAACTATCAG GGAGCCTGGAAGCCGCGCAAGATCAGCAACCCGGACTATTTCGAAGACCTGCAGCCATTTATGATGACTCCCATCAAAGCcctgggcctggagctgtgGTCCATGACCTCAGACATTTACTTTGACAACTTCATCATCACCTCTCAGAAGGAGGTGGCCGACCGCTGGGCCTCGGACAGCTGGGGGCTGAAGAAGCTGGTGGCCAGCGCCAACGAG CCGGGGATTTTTGCTCAGCTGATGACGGCAGCAGAGGAGCGCCCCTGGCTCTGGATCATCTACCTGCTGACGGTGGGGCTGCCCGTCGGCCTGCTGGTGCTCTTCTGCTGGCCAAAG AAAGCAGATGATGGCTACGCATATAAGAAAACGGACCTTCCACAGGCTaatgtggaagaggaggaagaggaggaggaggaagaggagggtgcaGCCAATAAAGAAGACAAAGAGGCCGAGGCTACCGAGGCTACAGCGGCTGCTG aagccgctgaggaggatgaagatatCGAAGATGATGCAGAGGATCtgatggatgaggaggaggaggaggaggagggagaagaggagaaggaggaggaggaaagcacagcacagcagccaTTAGACCACGAG ggggaggaggaggaggaggaggaggaggccacgCAGGAGAGCCCCAAACAAAccacgaggaagaggagagcacGGAAAGACTGA
- the LOC101069486 gene encoding short coiled-coil protein B isoform X2, whose translation MNCDLDGDVENQVELEEKTRLINQVLELQHTLEDLSARVDAVKEENLKLKSENQVLGQYIENLMSASSVFQATDTKAKRK comes from the exons ATGAACTGCGACCTCGACG GTGATGTGGAGAACCAGGTGGAATTGGAGGAAAAGACAAGGTTGATAAACCAGGTACTGGAGCTTCAGCACACACTTGAAg ACCTGTCGGCGCGCGTCGACGCCGTCAAGGAGGAGAATCTGAAGCTAAAGTCGGAGAACCAGGTTCTGGGTCAGTACATTGAGAACCTCATGTCCGCGTCCAGTGTGTTCCAGGCCACCGACACCAAGGCCAAACGGAAATGA